Part of the Candidatus Hydrogenedentota bacterium genome, CGTTTCTGGAATTTGCACGCGGCAATCTCCCGTATTTCTGCGTGTACATTCTCGTATGGTGGGGGGCTGCAACCGATCAGAAGCTCTTTTCATTTCCGCGCGAGAGCAATTTCAAGCGGTTGGTTCTGTCGGTGGTGAAATCGGTTGCCATCGCCTTGATCTTCAGCGGGTTTGTCATCACGTTCTTCACGCGGCACGGGGTGGGACGCGAGTTTTTCCTGGCATTTGGCATTCTTGCACTGGTGCTTGTCCTAGGCTTTCGGGTGGCGTTGCGTGTGTTCCTGGAATACGCGCGGAAACAGGGCTTCAACTTTCGCCGGATCGTGGTTGTCGGGGCGAATGAGCGTTCCCGGAGGCTCCTCGAGCTCATCCAGAGTCATTTACAGTATGGGTATCATGTGGTGGGTTTTGTGGACGACGACCCCGGGCGGCGCAAAGTCTTTGAGCCCCATCACGTCGAATACCTCGGGAATTGCGAACAATTGGACAAGATGCTGCTGAGCGATGTGATCGACGAGGTCTATATTTGTTTGCCGGTGCGGTCGCATTACGAGACGATTCGCAGGATTGCTTTCCAATGCGAGGGCGTTGGTTTGCCGGTGCGGCTGGTTGCCGAGCTGTTTCCGTTGCGGCTTGCCCGGAGCCATCTCTCGCATCTGGATGATCTGCCTCTGTTGTCGCTATCAACCACGCCGGAGGCCCTCGGGCGCCTGGC contains:
- a CDS encoding sugar transferase: MEVRRRSRLITLAVGLCDVACAAVAFAAAVFVLRPEEQSFLEFARGNLPYFCVYILVWWGAATDQKLFSFPRESNFKRLVLSVVKSVAIALIFSGFVITFFTRHGVGREFFLAFGILALVLVLGFRVALRVFLEYARKQGFNFRRIVVVGANERSRRLLELIQSHLQYGYHVVGFVDDDPGRRKVFEPHHVEYLGNCEQLDKMLLSDVIDEVYICLPVRSHYETIRRIAFQCEGVGLPVRLVAELFPLRLARSHLSHLDDLPLLSLSTTPEALGRLAIKRILDFTVASLALLAIGWWLFPIVAILIKLDSRGPVFFKQERVGQNGRRFNIYKFRSMVADAEERKRELEALNEADGPVFKMRRDPRVTRVGSLLRKLSIDELPQFINVWLGHMSLVGPRPPIPSEVEQYTWEQRRRLSIRPGLTGLQQVSGRSDVSFEDWVAMDLAYIDEWSLMTDFHIMLLTVRVVLLGKGAR